The genomic stretch TTTATGAGGGCAAGGCCGGTCCTGATGGCCTTATCACCTTCGGGGTGAAAACCCGCTCCGCTCCTGTTTATATCCGGTAAGAGAAGTCTTATCCCCCGGCGGCGGGCTTCGCAAAGGTAAAGCTGAAAGCGGGAGGGCGAATCCGAGTAAAGGTTAAAAAGCGATGAAAAGTACTCCAGGGGGAAATGCTCCCTCAGATATACGGTGCGGTAAGCGGTTATGGCATAAGCTACGCTGTGGGACTTGTTAAAGCCGTAATCTCCGAAGGCTGCCAGGGTGTCGAAGATTTCCCTGGCGGCTTTTTCGTCAATACCCCTTTCCATTGCTCCTTTCAAGAAGCGCGGTTTTTCCGCTTCTATTTCCTCCCTTTTCTTTTTTGCTATGGCCCGGCGCAGCAGATCCGCTTCGCCGGGAGTGTAACCTGCAATGATGCAGGCTGCCTGCATCAACTGCTCCTGGTAAACGAAGACGCCATAAGTCTCTTTTAAGAGGGGTTCGAGGGCGGGGTGGATGTACGAGACCGGCTTTCTGCCCAGGCGGCGCGCTATGAATTCCTCCGCCATACCGCTCTTTAGAGGTCCGGGGCGGTACAAGGCCAAAACGGCTGAGAGGTCTTCGATATTTGCGGGTTTTATCCTTCTCAGCATATTTCTCATTCCGGAGGATTCAAGCTGGAAGCACCCGCCGGTGTCTCCACTGGCAAGGGCGCGGTAAGTGGCTTTGTCGTCTAAAGGGATTTCTTCGGGTCTTAAGTTTATGCCGTGCCGCTCGCGAACGAGCTTTAATGTCTCGCCGATTACGGTCAAAAACCGGAGTCCCAGAAGGTCTATCTTTACAAGGCCCAGTTCCTCTAAGGCATACATGTCGGCCTGGGTTATAATCTCCTCCCCCGAGGCCCGCTGCAGAGGAAGGTATTCCGTGAGGGATTTGTCGGTTATTACGACTCCGGCGGAATGCTGGGTTATGTGCCTGGGGAGGCCCTGGAGCTGACGGGCTATTTCGAAGGTGCGGCGGATTTCCTGGTCGCCTTTGACTAGGTTCGAAAAATGAGGGCTTTCTCTTAAAGCTTCCTCCAGGCTGGTATGCGAATAGGGTATTAGAGAACACGCTGCATCTATTTTTTCGTAATCGAGTTTCAGAGCCCTGCCGGTGTCCCTGAGGGCTGCCCGGGCTTGCAGGGTGGAAAAGGCGCCCACGTGGGCGATGCGCTCGGGTCCGAAGCGGCGCCTTATGTATTCCAGCACTTCTCTCCTCCCTACATGGCAGAGGTCTACATCGATGTCGGGCAAACTCACCCTTTCCGGATTTAAAAATCTTTCGAAGATGAGGCCGTATTTTATTGGGTCCACGTTGGTTATGCCGAGCAGGTAAGCTACGAGGCTTCCTGCCGCAGAGCCGCGTCCAACCCCTACGGTAAACCCTTTCTGACGGGCAAAATCCACGATATCCTTGACGATTAAAAAGTAGCCGGAAAAGCCCGTGGTTTTTATGACGGAAAGTTCCATAGAAAGTCTTTTTTCGACTTCCCGGGGCGGTGGGCTGCCGTAGCGCGCAATCATTCCTTCAATGCAAAGTTCACTGAGGTGCTCGTCGGCACTTTTTCCTTCCGGGAGCGGGATTTCGGGGAGTTTGGTCTTTCCGAGGCTTAATTTTACGTTGCACCTTTCAGCTATGGCTTCGGTATTTTTTAGGGCCTCCGGAATTTCTCGAAAAATGGATTCCATTTCCGCCTGGCTTTTTAGGTAATACTCTTTTCCGGGAAGATGCAAAGCTTGATTCAGCGACGAGAGAGTTTGGACTGCCAGTAAAACCTTGTGAATTGCGGCGTCCGAAGGGTAAAGGTAATGAACGTCGTTGGTGGCCACCGTTTTGATTCCGAGCTTTCGGGCAATGGCATTGAGCCAGAAATTGGCCTTTTTCTCGGAGGAAAGTCCGTGGTACTGAAGTTCGAGGAAAAAGCCGTCGCGGCCGAATATATCTTTATACTCTTTTGCAGCTTCTTCGGCCGCTTTTACTTCGCCTTTAAGGATGAGGCTGGCCACCTCCCCTTTGAGACACCCGCTCAGGGCTATAAGGCCATTGGAATGGGATGCGAGCAGCTTTTTGGATATTCTGGGGCGGTAGTAGAAGCCTTCCAAATGCGAGCGGGTAACCAAAGACAGAAGGTTTTTCAAGCCCTCCTGGTCTTCGGCAAGTAACACCAGGTGATAAGGAGTCTCCTTTCCGCGTTTTTGAAACAAGTCTTCCACCACGTAAACTTCGCAGCCCAAAATGGGTTTTATTCCCGCCTCGGTGCACAGCTTGTAAAACGGCACCATCCCGTAAAGGCCGCCGTGGTCGGTTAGAGCCAGGGCCGGCATGGAAAGTTCTGACGCCCTTTTTACCAACTGGGGGAGACGGCAGAGGCCGTCGAGCATGCTGTATTCCGAGTGGACGTGAAGGTGGCAGAATGGCATGGGCATCATCTCCGAACAAACGTTTGATATATTTAATTATATACCCGGTTTTTCTTTTTTAAAACAGGTAATTTTGGGAAGAATTTAATATGAGAATGGAAAATTGGAGGTAAAGTGTTGATAAAAGAAGCGGCAGCCGGAATAGTGGCGGGTATCTTCTCGGCATTTTTTGCCATGGCGATAAACACGAAATTCGCGAAATACTCAAAAAGGAGTGCGGTGACTTTCGGAGCACCGGTGGTCGAGGAGATTTTGAAGACGTCGGCGGTAATTTTTGGTGGTAGCGTGTTTTTGTCCCACCTGACCTTCGGAATGATTGAGGCTATATGCGACGTGGCAAAAAAGGGAGGTAAAAAAGCTTTGG from Caldanaerovirga acetigignens encodes the following:
- the dnaE gene encoding DNA polymerase III subunit alpha → MMPMPFCHLHVHSEYSMLDGLCRLPQLVKRASELSMPALALTDHGGLYGMVPFYKLCTEAGIKPILGCEVYVVEDLFQKRGKETPYHLVLLAEDQEGLKNLLSLVTRSHLEGFYYRPRISKKLLASHSNGLIALSGCLKGEVASLILKGEVKAAEEAAKEYKDIFGRDGFFLELQYHGLSSEKKANFWLNAIARKLGIKTVATNDVHYLYPSDAAIHKVLLAVQTLSSLNQALHLPGKEYYLKSQAEMESIFREIPEALKNTEAIAERCNVKLSLGKTKLPEIPLPEGKSADEHLSELCIEGMIARYGSPPPREVEKRLSMELSVIKTTGFSGYFLIVKDIVDFARQKGFTVGVGRGSAAGSLVAYLLGITNVDPIKYGLIFERFLNPERVSLPDIDVDLCHVGRREVLEYIRRRFGPERIAHVGAFSTLQARAALRDTGRALKLDYEKIDAACSLIPYSHTSLEEALRESPHFSNLVKGDQEIRRTFEIARQLQGLPRHITQHSAGVVITDKSLTEYLPLQRASGEEIITQADMYALEELGLVKIDLLGLRFLTVIGETLKLVRERHGINLRPEEIPLDDKATYRALASGDTGGCFQLESSGMRNMLRRIKPANIEDLSAVLALYRPGPLKSGMAEEFIARRLGRKPVSYIHPALEPLLKETYGVFVYQEQLMQAACIIAGYTPGEADLLRRAIAKKKREEIEAEKPRFLKGAMERGIDEKAAREIFDTLAAFGDYGFNKSHSVAYAITAYRTVYLREHFPLEYFSSLFNLYSDSPSRFQLYLCEARRRGIRLLLPDINRSGAGFHPEGDKAIRTGLALIKNLGPRGIEEILKTRRDGPFESFFDFCHRVDRKIINAKVLESLILSGAFDSFGIPRASLLISLKWLLSEKQPAHERQLCLIDEISDIQAMVAELDIEDFTPSQKLAQEVMAMGYYITAHPMEFVAEKRQVSTHTVSEIEEICQRQNVRLAGIVLDPRSGRTRSGKRMVFARLEDLTGSVEFVVFPQKLTLFEPYIYTGSVVAVEGWVDFNDDGRRTVVAEKIEPIN